GATGCTGTAGCCCAGAGACACGCCCGGCAGAAGCTCGCTGCTGTTGTTGATCTCCTCCAGAGCAAAGATCAGAGTCTGGGCAAACTGGAACTCTCGCAGGTTCAGCCTGGGCACAAAAGGAAGTAAGACAGGGATTCAAAGGTTGATATAATGAGTATGTTATATAATCTTGGCGCAGAGGAAAGGTTTAAGAAGGTTTAAAATATTAAAGCAACAATGTCATATATGAAATATCCTGGACACataaaaatgttaataaatgttAGTAATTACAATATGTGGAATAACCTGGGCACTggtaaggtaaaaaaaaaaggttaaaagaaaaaaagaagaaatacaATAATATCTTAATTAACCGATGCACAGAAATGTTTAAGGTTTTACAATGTCAACATATGGCTAAAACAATTTCAGAAACAACAATTCGTCATCATTGTAGAAACATTGCATCCGCATTGTAATGTCACATTCCCACAATAGAAACACAATCATCCAACACATTAAACACGTATGAGGTGCAGGTTTCAGTGCAGCATTTCCCCTGCTAGCACGGATTCTGTATGAGGTACAAGTTTCAGTGCAGCATTTCCCCTGCTAGCACTGAGGCTGAAAGCACAGGTGGAGCTGCTTCCTGTCAGGTACAGCAGCTCAGGTACGCACGTCTCACAGGTCAGCGGCTCTGGCTCCGAGGTGTAGGAGTGCAGCCTGACCAGGGGGTTcctgtggagggaaaacacggccccgATGTTGATGTCGCCCGCGgccgagaagagagggagggcgggtgTGCCCAGCGGAGAGCAGGACAGGGCGCGCGCCCAGACGGGGGGGCGCAGCATCGACggcagcagaagaagaagaagaggaagtagGTGTTCCTGCCGTGTCATGCCAGGCACCAGCAAGGAAGCCCTGACTCTGAAAAACTCTGGTACacgtgtgagggaggggtgccCTTAAGAGCGTTGTGCGTGCCTGTTGTATATGAATGCTGATCTGTGGTTGTTTGGTTTTCTGTGTAAATGTTGGGGCTGGTCTGGGTTTTATAGAGGGTTGGCGCGGTGTTGAGGCTGGGGGCCGGTCTGACACCCTCCCTTCACATGAGTTGTGGTGTGATCCTTTGGgctcaggggggaggagagaggcagggtgagagaggatggagggaagggggcagggagggaagggggcagggagggaagggggcagggagggaagggggcagggagggaagggggcagggagggaagagagagcagagaggagaggagggaggagcaacaggagggaggggagagagagatgagggagggaggaagggaggggaaagagaggagggaggaagggatggtggttggagagaaaaaagagaaagggctTCTGAGGCCTACCTTGGTTTCTGTGCTCTGTATATTCAGTCTTCTGATCATGAGATAGTATTGATTAACGATAGGATTGATTCATGATAGGATTGATTGAGGATTCATTTTAAGTGCTTCATGTACAGGTGATTGGAAATGTATTAACCTGCTTATGACACTGTTTGGAATCAAGACAGATCTCCTTTAAAGCAGTGACACCCAGACAGTGATGTGTTGTCCATATATGGGGGTTAACATTGTTTCTCCAATGTTTGCTTCAGTGACTTAAGTCAGAGACTTCAGTTTATTTACAAATCAGGATTGGGGCCTACAGTAATCACAGGCAGATAACAACGATCACATCTCAATCAAAGGCAAAAGCAGTAATTAAACTGTTTAGATTGTTTAATGATAAGCATGGGTATATATGATTATGTCCTAACATTTACATTCAAATATACCAAATAACATCCATTTTCAACGTGCATTTTAAAGGCCTTTTGCAGACATCTTACCCATCATGTGTTTTTTAGTGTTGGTTTCTGGCTTCAGTAAAATTATGTAGCATTTAGGCACAAATATGCATATCAACAAAGCAAAACTGGAGGCCAGGATGGCAAAGATCTCCACAGCTACAGTGAACTTCCCAGGAGAGCTGACATAAGCTGGGATAAAGGTGATCCAGACAGCACAGAATATCAACATGCTGAAGGTGATGAACTTGGCTTCATTGAAGTTATCAGGCAGCTTTCGGGCCAGGAAAGCCAGCACAAAGCACAAGAGAGCCAGGAGTCCTATATACCCCAGCacagcccagaagcccacagcaGAACCTAAGGCACATTCTAGAATGATCCTGTCATTATAGTGTTCCATGTTCTtaaaggggaaaggaggggagattgTTAACCACAGCACACAGATCAGGACCTGGATGAGAGTGAAAGCCAGGACACTGAGTCTCTGCTGTGGAGGCCCAAACCATttcatgacatcacttcctggaaGTGTGGCCCTGAATGCCATCAGCACCACTATAGTCTTCCCCAGAACACAAGAGATGCAGAGAacaaaggtgatcccaaacGCCGTGTGGCGCAGCATACAGGACCACTCAGAGGGCCGGCCGATGAAGGTGAGagaacacaggaaacacagagtCAGGGAGAAGAGAAGCAGGAAGCTGAGCTCTGAGTTGTTGGCCCTGACGACGGGCGTCTGTCTGTAGTGGAAGAATATGAAAGCTATCGTCATGGTGAGACAACCTCCAAACACAGACAAGGTCACCAGCAGAACCCCCATCAGCTCATGGAAGGTCAGGAACTCGATGCGTTTCAAATCACAGTAATTCCTGTCTTGGTTTGAGTTGTACTCTGGAGGGCAGGTGTCACACGTGACTGCGTCTGAAAGCAGAAACACGTTTAAGCAGTGCAACAGGGACATCCTCAGGTAGAGCAGCAGAGTTCTGCCTGTGATTCTCCTcagcaggaacaggaggagggctAACGAGGCCACGAGTCCAGCAGGCTCACTTGTGGTGTTGCTGAACTCTCTGTCGGCGCAGGGGAGGCAGTCGAAGCAGCAGAGAGGTTTGCCCTTCACGAAGGCTCGGCGCGTGCCTGGCAGGCAGCTCTCGCTGCAGACAGACCGGGGGACCTGGGgcggagaggggaaagggaggtgagtggagggagagggaaagaaaggcagagaggtgagggaggggagggggggtggagttggGGAGATAGggtaagggaaggagagaggtgagggaggggagaggggttgcTGTAAttattacacgcacacacacacacacacatgcacggacacacattcacacaaacacacacacgctccgtgTCACCTCTGCTCTCTGGCCGGCCCACACAGCTTCCACGCCATCCGTCATCTCAAACTGCTGTCCATCAGGCCGCGAGGCGTCGTAGTAGCCAATGGTCTTAAACAGGACGTAGCCCGTGGTGTCCATCTGCCAGTTGACCAAAGCGTAGCGAGCCGCTGGGTCGCCCTGCTCGTCGAAGAACACTCTCTCTCCGTGCTTGGTGGTGAAGTTCACCAGGTTCAACGCATGGAACACCTGCAGGAGGAGCAGAAAGAGTTGGTTCCTTTTCACACCTGATTCCGCTCCTCCTGTACCTGAGCTGCGTGGTTTACCTGCCAGGGCTGGATGTGGTCCCTGCTGGCACACGTGTTGTTCTGGAAGGGCCCTCGTCCCGGCCGGCAGGTGAGCAGCAGCTGCAGCGCGTGGGCCACGGCGTACACGGCCTTGTACACGTTGTTGAGCAGGCTGGCGTCCGTCACGTCCATGAAGCGGGAGTCTGTGTCCCTCAGGGACTCCTCCCCGCTGCACGGCCGCGCCTCGCCCCCCGAAGACGGATCAAGCGAGCAGCTGAACACGCCCTCCCACAGCTCCACCAGCCCACGGTCCCCAGGCCTGACGGAAGGTCGGCTGGAGGCCATGAACTCCCCCAGTCCGGGGATGTGGACGTTGGGCACGGCGAAGCCCACTGCCCCCTGGACCACGGCGTAGAAGATGGGGGAGGCGATGTAGCGGTAGGTGATCCAGCCCTCGCTTCCCACCCACTGGAGCCCTGTGACATTCTGCAGGAACAGCTCTTTCACCAGGATGTCCAGGTCAGTGCCGTCCGCGAACGCCACGATCACCCTGGAGGTGGACTCTCTGATGACGTCCACCACCTTCAGGAACCACTTCCTGGGGTCCGTCCTGTAGATCGCCAGGGAGTACTCCACGCACACGCCCTCAGCCTCGGCCGCCTCCAGGAAGGCTGCCATGCCGTTGTTGCCGTAGTCGCTGTTGGTCCGGATGGCGCCCACCCAGGTCCAGCCGAAGTGCTTCATCAGCTTGGCCAGGGCTCTGCTCTGGTAGAGGTCGCTGGGGATGGTCCTGAAGAAGGAGGGGTATGCTCTCCTGTTGCTCAGACACGCAcaggtggctgagtggctgAGCTGGAGGAAACAAGCAACCCAAGACCAGCACAGCTAAATATTTTAGCAACAGCAAATAATAAACTTGTATCGCCCTTTGGGGGGGAAACTAGTCTTATTTTTTGCATACATATTTGACAAGTATACTCTCACAGGTAGACAaactcacaaaaacacacctgcacacacacactcaccacaggtATGTGGAAGGGCCCCATAGTGCTTGCGATGCctatggtggaggtggaggttgtCTCCCCTATGACGGCGTACACAGTGGAGGGCTTGGAGCAGTTCGCTGCTTGCTCCTCATACCTGTTCATCAGGGACAGGGaggccctcacagacagagggaTGCTGGGGCACGAGTCGTAGATTCTGTAGCCCAGAGACACATCCGGTAGCAGCTCTGAACTGTTGTTGATTTCCTCCACGGCAAACACCATCGTCTGGGCGTACTGCAGCTCACCTGGGTCCAGCCtgcacaggggagagaggccagccaaacactgtaactgggtgggagacagggagagagaccagccaaacactgtaactgagggggagagagggagagagagagaccagcgaaACACTGTAactgaaggggagagagaccagccaaacactgtaactgagggggagagagaaacctgCCAAACACTGTtactgagggggagagagggagagagagaccagaaaaACACTGTaactgagggggagagagggagagagaccagccaaacactgtaactgagggggagagagggagagagagggtgggagagagaaaataagggGAGAGACATTGTACAGGAAGAGTACAGTAACAATAATCAGAGGGtaagaaagagaaataaaagGTTAATTTGAAGGAAACAAGAGAGGGCTAGAGAAGGGTAgagtgcctggtagctgagatgtggtccTTATCTTCTGCTGTAttttctatatgcactattaATATAATATAAGTATATAGATAAAAGTATATGTTAATAAATGTGTTACTGCTATCTGCTTTAGTACAACTCTGTTGGCAAGTTTAAGACTTTTTTATCCTCCTCTCACTGTATCTAGCCTGAGGATCACAACAGAAATGTCATTAATTCTGCCTCACATCACACATCTCAGCTGGTCgtaaaccctcacacacatcactgATATCGGTCTTCAGTGAGAATTCAAAGACGAACACATCAGATTGAACACAGTATAGTGTGAAACATGTTTTTCTCTTTGAAGATGTCGTCATTCATTCTTACACATGCCAGTGGTGTCTTTAGTGCCCTCACAATGACACGATGAGGTGAGATGTCATTGTTGTAGTTGCAGTAGTTGCATTGTGCCTGGATATACAGattgttccttgactctgaacaCTGAAATACTGAACActttctgatccttgattttgaCAGACAGTGTTCTCACTGTAAACATGACAGTGTTCTCACTGTAAACAGGAAAGACAGTGTTCTCACTGTAAACAGGAAAGACAGTGTTCTCACTGTAAACAGGAAAGACAGTGTTCTCACCCCTCGCACTGAATGTTCCCTGGGTCCCGCAGGGCTGGGTTCACGGCGACGGGGTTCTGGTGGAAGGAGAAGATGCCTCCGATGTTAAAGTCCCCCTCCTTGGAGAACATGGACAGCTCTGTGCTCCCATACGGAGAGCAGGTGGGCTCGTCCGCTCTGCTGGTGAACAAGGTGAGCAGAACCAGGTCTGCCAACAGCAGCTGCACAGCCATCCTGGGTCTGTCAGGGGCCCCTAGGACTGTGCTGCCTGCACAGGCTCTATATACTCTGCTGATGCTGGGGCTGGTTGCCATGCTGGGGCTGTTTGGCTACTGCTTGCAGGGTTGTCATGGCTCTCCACCAATAGCGTGGGTCCTAGTTTGATTGACAGGGGGTTTGGACCAACAGTGTTCATGTTTTAGACTATAGGCTGTCTGTTGTTTTTTGTCAAACTAGCTTGGCTTGGTCGGGTATTTGGGGAAATCTGAATTTCTGTTGTTTCAGATAGATCTAATCTAACTGTAAAAAATATAGATTTGAACTCAGAATATATTATGAttatgtttttcatataataCTACATCCAACTATATCTATATGGTTTATTGGCTTTTCCCATGACTTTTTCCCATAATATGTTTCTTTGTGTTTCTTTCTGGTTTTAACAaaattataaaacattttggagCAAATATGCACATCAGTAAACCAAAACTGGAGGCCAGGATGGCAAAGATCTCCACAGCTACAGTGAACTTCCCAGGAGAGCTGACATAAGCTGGGATAAAGGTGATCCAGACAGCACAGAATATCAACATGCTGAAGGTGATGAACTTGGCTTCATTGAAGTTATCAGGCAGCTTTCGGGCCAGGAAAGCCAGCACAAAGCACAAGAGAGCCAGGAGTCCTATATACCCCAGCacagcccagaagcccacagcaGAACCTAAGGCACATTCTAGAATGATCTTCTCTATGGCGTGGGCCGTGTTCTTGTATGGGAAAGGAGGGGCAAGAGCcaaccacaacacacagactATAACCTGTAGGAAGGTCCCACTAAACACACTTGTTctcaggagaggaagggagcacAGGACTGTATTTCCTGGCATTGTAGCCTTGAAAGCTATGACCACTGCTATGGTTTTCCCCAAGACACAGGACATGCAGAGGGCAAAGGTGATCCCAAACGCCGTGTGGCGCAGCATACAGGACCACTCAGAGGGCCGGCCGATGAAGGTGAGagaacacaggaaacacagagtCAGGGAGAAGAGAAGCAGGAAGCTGAGCTCTGAGTTGCTGGCTTTGACAAGGGGCGTGTTTCGGAACCAGAAGAAGACCAACGACACGGCGATGGTGGAACACGCTCCGACCAATGAGAACACGGTGAGGAGGATTCCCATGTTGTCCTCAAAAGACAGGAACTCCACAGCCTTGGGAACGCAGTGggtcctgtctttgttcgaccaaAACTCCAGGGGACACACTGTGCAGTCAGCAGAATCTAAAACAACGTTAAAAACATCCCTCAATGCTCGAGTCTTGAATTATTATAAAGTGAACACTATTTGGAATACTTTGTGATGAAATTAATGATAAGATATGATGTTTCTTTGAACTTCTATTCTGAACAAATATTTATTATATACAATATTATCTTAAATTAAATATTTAGAGTGtcttgcctgtgtgtctgtatgtggtgGAAAACCTCAGCTCTTTATTCTAAACAGTgtcttacctgtgtgtgtgtgtgtgtgtgtgtgtgtgtgtgcgtgtgtgtgtgcagtgagacCTACGTGAGTCAGTCTCTCACCAGTGGTGTTGCTGATCTCCCCGGCTCCACAGGGGATGCAGGAGAAGCAGCAGGCCGGCTTGCCTCGTATCACCGCCTGGCGGAACCCTGGGAGGCAGCTCTCGCTGCACACCGACCGCGGACGCTGAAACACAGCGCAGCGCTAACTGCTCCCATCAACTgaggctgtctggtgtgtgatcAGGGATCTCTCTGGCATGAGAGCTTCTCCCGCccacccttcacctcctctcaaccccctctcttctcttactTTCTTCATTCTCACTAACCCAGGGTCTATTATTCACCTACTCACTCTCACTAACCCAGGGTATATTATTCACCTACTCACTCTCACTAACCCAGGCAGGGTATATTATTCAgttgtttttttcttgtttCCACTGATTAAAGGAAATCAGGTGAAAGAAGCAAAAAAATCATGTGAATGGATAGGATAGAtctggatggagatggagagattagAATTATTCTGACACTGTCATTACACAGACATTTAACAAAGCATCAATACCCCGGAATCTAAGATTCATCATCATGTTGTCGAGAGATCTCACCTCCGCCTGGTCCCCAGCCCAGGTCATGTCCAGTCCGTTCATGGTGAACTGGCGTCCTTCAGGGAGAGACGCATCGTAGTTCCCAACAGTCACAAACACGGTCTCTCCGTGCTTGTCTCTCTGCCAATTCACCAGCTCGTAAGTGGCAGTTGGGTCTCCGTTCTGGTCGAagaacactctctctcctgaagGCATGGTGAAGTTCACCCTGCTGATCTGAAGCAGCACCTTCGGGAGGGTCACACCAGCTCATTCACATGCATGGATTTGTATTCAAAGCCCTTCAATAGAACACAACTCTACATATTACATAGCAGACACGTGCATCTGTGTGATactgtgttaacccttgtgttatcttcgggtcattctgacccatcagtcattgtgacccaccgtcgtattgcgacaactttcccgcatacaaaaacaaagggaagcattttcttttaaccgtcgggctgtctcagaccccccacattgcaaaggttaaaagaaaattatttttatttgtttttgtattgggtaaaattgggtaaacacaacgatggttcgttatgaacctttgggtcatgtgacccgaaggcagcacaagggttaaagagagTATGATAGTACAGGTGTTATGCTCAAAACACAGTGTGGTTCTCCCCTGACCTGGGCCCCTGACCTGGGTCCCTGACCTGGGACCCTGACCAGGGCCCCTGACCTGGGCCCCTGACCTGGGCCCCTGACCTGGGCCCCTGACCTGGGCCCCTGACCAGGGCCCCTGACCAGGGCCTCTGACCTGGGACCCTGACCTGGGACCCTGACCTGGGACCCTGACCTGGGACCCTGACCTGGGACCCTGACCTGGGACCCTGAGCAGGGCCTCTGCTGTCTTTCCATGCACAGAGATTTGCATTTCAAACACAGCTAACACTACATTGAAAACTAAACTTCTGTGTTACTTTTAGTACAGAACACATACAGGCATCTGTGTGGTACGATGAACTGTGTTAGCGCAGTTAGCTCCTCACCTGTCCTGGCTGgatgctgtgtctctgtggggaaggctgtctccctccctggcctccctcgcTGTCCCTGATCTGCTCGTGCAGGGCGTGGGCCACGGCGTACAGTGCCTTGTACACGGTACCAGAGATCCTAAGAGACGACACATCAGTGAAGGAGTTCCTCACGTTCTCCAGGTTCTCCAAGCCCGAGCAGCG
The genomic region above belongs to Osmerus eperlanus chromosome 11, fOsmEpe2.1, whole genome shotgun sequence and contains:
- the LOC134029034 gene encoding extracellular calcium-sensing receptor, producing MLGSPEFPLLTKEGDVTIGGAFSIHSKITEPPLSFTDTPQPITCSGLNLREFRFAQTMMFAIEEINNSSFLLPNVSLGYRIYDSCGSTLSSMRAAMALMNGGERTSGRNCSGQSAVHAIIGASESSATIVMSQTTGAFQIPVISHFATCACLSNRKLYPSFFRTIPSDYYQSRALAQLVKHFGWTWVGVVNSNNDYGKNGASAFVQAAKLEGVCIEFSMAISRTDPQDKISAVVRQIRRAGSRVLVGFLAQGEMEVLLEEAVMQNLTGLQWVGSESWITAGHLTTGGRSTVLSGALGFTIQRSLIPGLKDFLFRVGPGQDPHSALLREFWETTFDCSLEAGAQAGRCSGLENLENVRNSFTDVSSLRISGTVYKALYAVAHALHEQIRDSEGGQGGRQPSPQRHSIQPGQVLLQISRVNFTMPSGERVFFDQNGDPTATYELVNWQRDKHGETVFVTVGNYDASLPEGRQFTMNGLDMTWAGDQAERPRSVCSESCLPGFRQAVIRGKPACCFSCIPCGAGEISNTTDSADCTVCPLEFWSNKDRTHCVPKAVEFLSFEDNMGILLTVFSLVGACSTIAVSLVFFWFRNTPLVKASNSELSFLLLFSLTLCFLCSLTFIGRPSEWSCMLRHTAFGITFALCMSCVLGKTIAVVIAFKATMPGNTVLCSLPLLRTSVFSGTFLQVIVCVLWLALAPPFPYKNTAHAIEKIILECALGSAVGFWAVLGYIGLLALLCFVLAFLARKLPDNFNEAKFITFSMLIFCAVWITFIPAYVSSPGKFTVAVEIFAILASSFGLLMCIFAPKCFIILLKPERNTKKHIMGKSHGKSQ